In Poecilia reticulata strain Guanapo linkage group LG1, Guppy_female_1.0+MT, whole genome shotgun sequence, one genomic interval encodes:
- the LOC103470161 gene encoding ecto-ADP-ribosyltransferase 4-like, whose translation MMPSQKRQQKVSACVIASLVFLEGLLLVFVIHICLSWRDTVGESSQHLTSDLDGDKFAGCRTKVAVLNDEAMKQKWHTCSAHFSKAWSKAGQNLTEPADKYMEKSHSLALNMFTEEVLKQGNKNSEAAERTPEQRRAFEPVSLYSSLSEAILILKQNQVMCLSTYYRSETVLALNVSAGLVRFSTFILGSNEWHSDGNVSCFDVYSCFGANITKYSILKGNNQVLIPPYEVFTVTDVQKQTSSCKITYKLRSNLNCVYDEEHNQLHSISALPAEGFWLIFTIICFVLLSLLLLCVIVKLYRRISSAGRVSNLHITVQSHYSL comes from the exons ATGATGCCATCTCAGAAAAGGCAACAGAAGGTGTCTGCATGTGTGATTGcttctttggtttttttagaaggactacttttagtttttgtcatACATATTTGTCTCAGTTGGAGGGACACTGTTGGAGAG AGTTCTCAgcatctgacctctgacctcgaTGGCGACAAGTTCGCTGGCTGCAGAACCAAGGTCGCGGTTCTGAATGACGAGGccatgaaacaaaaatggcaCACCTGCAGCGCACATTTCAGCAAGGCCTGGAGCAAAGCAGGGCAAAACCTGACAGAACCAGCAGACAAGTACATGGAGAAAAGCCATTCTCTGGCTTTAAACATGTTCACCGAAGAGGTGCTGAAACAGGGGAACAAGAACTCTGAAGCCGCAGAAAGGACTCCAGAACAAAGACGTGCTTTCGAACCCGTCTCCCTTTATTCCTCCCTAAGTGAGGcaattctaattttaaaacaaaatcaggtGATGTGTCTGAGTACATACTACAGATCCGAAACCGTTTTGGCGCTCAACGTCTCCGCTGGCCTGGTTCGATTCAGCACCTTCATTTTAGGCTCTAATGAGTGGCATTCTGatggaaatgtttcatgttttgatgTATACTCTTGCTTTGGAGCAAACATAACTAAATATTCCATCCTTAAAGGAAATAATCAAGTCCTGATTCCTCCGTATGAAGTTTTTACAGTCACTGATGTCCAGAAACAAACCAGTTCATGTAAAATCACCTACAAACTGAGAAGTAATCTGAACTGTGTTTATGACGAAGAGCACAACCAGTTGCATTCCATATCTGCATTACCTGCAGAGGGATTTTGGCTCATTTTCACCATCATTTGTTTTGTCCTTCTGTCGCTTTTACTGCTCTGTGTTATTGTGAAACTTTACCGGAGAATCAGCTCGGCTGGCAGAGTTTCAAATTTACATATCACTGTCCAATCCCATTATAGCCTGTAA